The Paenibacillus sp. RUD330 genome has a segment encoding these proteins:
- a CDS encoding cysteine desulfurase codes for MNIEEIRKQFPILHQEVNGHPLVYLDNAATSQKPRSVIEAVKRYYEYDNSNVHRGVHTLGSRATDAYEGARARVAEFIGSPSPEQIIFTRGTTSALNLVASGYAPSVLEEGDEIVITPMEHHSNLIPWQQAAKRSGAVLKYIPLQPDGSISLEDVEKTITDRTKIVSVMYVSNVLGVINPIKEITEIAHRSGAVMVVDGAQSTPHMKIDVQALDCDFYALSGHKMCGPTGIGALYGRKSLLENMEPIEFGGEMIDFVDLQDSTWKEIPWRFEAGTPIIAGAIGLAAAIDFLEEIGLDNIDRHEKELAAYAYGKLSEIDGITIYGPREGRVGLITFNLDDVHPHDVATALDSEGIAVRAGHHCCQPLMRWLDVSATARASFYLYNTEQDVDALAASLLRTKEFFGHAIG; via the coding sequence ATGAATATCGAGGAGATCAGGAAGCAGTTCCCGATTCTTCATCAAGAGGTCAACGGGCATCCGCTCGTTTACCTCGACAACGCGGCGACTTCCCAGAAGCCGCGTTCCGTCATTGAGGCCGTCAAGCGTTATTACGAGTATGACAACTCCAACGTGCACCGCGGCGTCCACACGCTGGGTTCCCGGGCTACGGACGCCTACGAGGGCGCACGGGCGCGCGTAGCGGAGTTCATCGGCTCGCCATCGCCGGAGCAGATCATCTTCACCCGCGGCACGACTTCCGCGCTGAATCTGGTCGCCTCGGGATATGCCCCGTCCGTATTGGAGGAAGGCGACGAGATCGTCATCACGCCGATGGAGCATCACAGCAATCTGATTCCTTGGCAGCAGGCGGCCAAGCGCTCCGGCGCCGTGCTGAAGTATATTCCGCTGCAGCCGGACGGCTCGATCTCGCTCGAGGACGTGGAGAAGACGATCACGGACCGTACGAAGATCGTATCCGTCATGTACGTCTCCAACGTGCTCGGCGTCATCAATCCGATCAAGGAGATCACCGAGATCGCGCACCGCAGCGGCGCCGTAATGGTTGTGGACGGCGCGCAGAGCACGCCGCATATGAAGATCGACGTGCAGGCGCTCGACTGTGACTTCTATGCCCTTTCCGGCCACAAGATGTGCGGGCCAACCGGCATCGGGGCGCTCTACGGACGCAAGTCGCTGCTGGAGAACATGGAGCCGATCGAGTTCGGCGGCGAAATGATCGACTTCGTCGACCTGCAGGATTCCACCTGGAAAGAGATTCCTTGGCGCTTCGAGGCCGGCACTCCGATCATCGCGGGCGCGATCGGCCTTGCGGCGGCGATCGACTTCCTGGAAGAGATCGGCCTCGACAACATCGACCGTCACGAGAAGGAGCTTGCGGCCTATGCCTACGGCAAGCTGTCGGAGATCGACGGCATCACGATCTACGGACCGCGCGAGGGCCGCGTCGGCCTGATTACGTTCAATCTGGACGACGTGCATCCGCATGACGTGGCGACGGCGCTCGACTCCGAAGGCATCGCCGTGCGGGCCGGCCACCATTGCTGCCAGCCGCTGATGCGCTGGCTGGATGTGTCGGCCACTGCGAGGGCAAGCTTCTATCTGTACAATACCGAGCAGGATGTCGACGCTCTGGCGGCTTCATTGCTGCGGACAAAGGAGTTCTTCGGACATGCAATTGGATGA
- a CDS encoding baseplate J/gp47 family protein, which translates to MKLYEDRNFETILEEMLALAPDELDKREGSILFDALAPAARKLAEAYAEMGRQNLLGYAHTSSGEELRARGADFGVDPLPAESAVREGVFADGAGAPLDVAAGSLFGAGGLLFRVRGRLGPGRWELVCESAGEQGNLPAGPLLPLEYVDGLASASLGGVLKPGKDEEDDEAFRERFFAHVRTPPTSGNRAAYRSWALETAGVGDAYVVPAWKGPNTVKVLLLDKNKVPASPDIVKAVKSYIDPVTGLGEGMGEGAAPAGAVVTVEAAPLVNVEIAATVARTGTRSLAQIQAEFTEAVRSHLADIAYGDDRSVKFARIGTLLFDTPGVQDYSSLTLNSGSVNVAVPAGSVAAVKAVTLRE; encoded by the coding sequence ATGAAGCTGTACGAAGACCGCAATTTCGAGACGATTCTGGAGGAAATGCTGGCCTTGGCGCCGGATGAGCTGGACAAGAGGGAGGGCAGCATCCTCTTTGACGCGCTGGCTCCGGCCGCGCGCAAGCTGGCGGAGGCTTATGCCGAGATGGGCCGGCAGAACCTGCTCGGCTATGCGCATACATCCAGCGGAGAAGAGCTGCGGGCAAGGGGGGCGGACTTCGGCGTCGATCCGCTGCCTGCGGAGTCCGCCGTGCGAGAGGGAGTATTCGCGGATGGTGCCGGAGCTCCGCTTGATGTGGCTGCAGGCAGCCTGTTCGGAGCCGGCGGCCTGCTGTTCCGCGTGCGGGGGCGGCTTGGACCGGGACGATGGGAGCTTGTATGCGAGAGCGCAGGGGAACAAGGCAATCTTCCGGCCGGTCCGCTGCTGCCGCTGGAATATGTGGACGGACTTGCTTCCGCCTCCCTTGGCGGAGTGCTGAAGCCGGGCAAGGACGAGGAGGATGACGAAGCGTTCCGTGAACGCTTTTTTGCGCATGTCCGCACGCCGCCGACGAGCGGCAACCGCGCGGCCTATCGCAGCTGGGCGCTGGAGACGGCTGGAGTCGGGGATGCCTATGTGGTGCCGGCGTGGAAGGGTCCGAATACCGTGAAGGTTCTGCTGCTGGACAAAAATAAGGTTCCCGCTTCACCCGATATCGTGAAGGCGGTCAAAAGCTACATCGATCCTGTCACCGGGCTGGGCGAGGGTATGGGCGAGGGAGCCGCTCCGGCCGGCGCGGTCGTGACGGTGGAGGCGGCTCCCCTCGTAAATGTGGAGATCGCGGCAACGGTTGCCCGGACAGGCACCAGGTCCCTGGCCCAAATCCAGGCGGAATTCACGGAGGCCGTCCGCTCCCATCTGGCGGATATCGCCTATGGCGATGATCGCAGCGTCAAGTTCGCGCGGATCGGAACGCTGCTGTTCGACACTCCGGGCGTCCAGGATTACTCCTCCTTGACGCTGAATTCCGGCAGCGTCAATGTAGCGGTTCCGGCCGGATCCGTGGCAGCGGTTAAGGCGGTGACGCTGCGTGAATGA
- a CDS encoding phage tail tube protein, with the protein MTTSFLRAGDTLSGYSGTAFATIDGQNVEMFFVKNLRATAKKNKADIKTLGNRNTQKKATGWEGTGTMTIYYVTSRFREMMEKYIHKGIDTYFDITITNEDPASTIGKQVVSLIGVNLDEIVMAALDVESDALDEEVPFTFHNVLITDTFTDPIPG; encoded by the coding sequence ATGACGACTTCTTTTCTGAGAGCCGGGGATACTCTTTCCGGATATTCGGGTACGGCATTCGCCACGATCGACGGACAGAACGTCGAAATGTTCTTTGTCAAAAACCTCCGTGCCACGGCGAAGAAAAACAAGGCCGACATCAAGACGCTCGGCAACCGCAACACGCAGAAAAAAGCGACCGGCTGGGAGGGCACCGGGACGATGACGATCTATTACGTCACTTCCCGATTCCGCGAGATGATGGAGAAATATATCCACAAGGGTATCGACACGTACTTCGACATCACCATCACGAACGAGGACCCGGCATCCACCATCGGCAAGCAGGTCGTCTCCCTGATCGGCGTCAATCTCGACGAGATCGTCATGGCCGCCCTCGATGTGGAGTCCGACGCGCTGGACGAGGAAGTGCCGTTCACATTCCATAACGTTCTGATCACCGACACGTTCACCGACCCGATCCCGGGCTAA
- a CDS encoding DUF6838 family protein → MTAMKQVALAVSRSLQAEFPGIPVISAEEPGGGPPAAGAYFEVRLLAGSRQRQLGGRWRQSDTLLVAHRPAEGAQAATPADSLYRLLDLVVLPDGTAARGSGISHELADGMLYAKAAYVSFGVEQQEPGIMMHKLMEEVEPIGPTKQG, encoded by the coding sequence ATGACAGCGATGAAGCAAGTGGCGCTGGCCGTTTCCCGTTCGCTGCAGGCCGAATTTCCCGGCATTCCCGTCATCAGCGCCGAGGAGCCGGGCGGCGGGCCTCCGGCCGCGGGAGCGTATTTCGAGGTGAGGCTGCTGGCAGGAAGCCGTCAGCGCCAGCTCGGAGGGCGCTGGCGGCAATCGGACACTCTGCTCGTCGCCCACCGTCCGGCCGAAGGCGCGCAGGCGGCGACGCCGGCGGATTCCCTTTACCGCCTGCTGGACCTTGTCGTCCTGCCGGACGGAACGGCTGCCAGGGGGAGCGGCATCAGCCACGAGCTGGCGGACGGCATGCTGTATGCCAAGGCCGCCTATGTTTCATTCGGCGTGGAGCAGCAAGAGCCGGGCATCATGATGCACAAATTAATGGAGGAGGTTGAGCCGATTGGCCCGACAAAACAAGGATGA
- a CDS encoding DUF2634 domain-containing protein codes for MMKVEGASLGAAIDEELQTSRTYRLDLDNGRIAGRIDSLDAMEQAVYKILDTDRFAHFIYSDNYGMERQLGQRIVHDLERLVTEALLADDRITGVEEFRMEASGDEAHVSFRVRSVFGSLSVSYGRKPE; via the coding sequence ATGATGAAGGTGGAAGGCGCCTCGCTCGGAGCCGCCATCGACGAAGAGCTTCAGACGAGCCGCACTTATCGGCTGGATCTGGACAACGGGCGCATCGCCGGGAGGATCGATTCCCTGGATGCGATGGAGCAGGCCGTGTACAAGATTTTGGACACGGACCGGTTTGCTCATTTCATTTATTCGGATAATTACGGGATGGAGAGACAGCTGGGACAGAGGATCGTGCATGATCTGGAACGCCTCGTGACCGAAGCGCTGCTGGCGGACGACCGCATTACGGGGGTCGAGGAGTTCCGCATGGAAGCGTCCGGGGACGAGGCGCATGTTTCATTCCGGGTACGGTCCGTGTTCGGGAGCCTATCCGTCTCTTATGGGAGGAAGCCGGAATGA
- a CDS encoding HK97 gp10 family phage protein, with product MSAMGAITVDDPEGLQKRLKALEKEWPALMDRMLAEEAGKLADMAAERTPPLWAGSRRGWKTGVVKRGGAQMSVDVYHPDPAAAKLEYGSRDSGVRQQGRFMLALALSRLEREWPATLGQALDAVLSGEGGAGRG from the coding sequence ATGTCCGCTATGGGCGCGATAACCGTAGACGATCCGGAAGGCCTTCAAAAACGGTTGAAGGCTCTGGAGAAGGAGTGGCCGGCGCTGATGGACCGAATGCTGGCCGAGGAAGCCGGCAAGCTGGCCGACATGGCTGCGGAACGTACTCCGCCCTTATGGGCGGGCAGCCGCCGAGGCTGGAAAACCGGTGTCGTCAAGAGGGGCGGGGCGCAGATGAGCGTGGATGTCTACCACCCGGATCCCGCGGCTGCGAAGCTTGAATATGGGAGCCGCGATAGCGGCGTCCGGCAGCAAGGCCGCTTCATGCTGGCGCTGGCTTTGTCCCGGCTGGAAAGGGAATGGCCCGCAACGCTCGGACAAGCGCTTGATGCCGTGCTCAGCGGCGAGGGAGGAGCGGGACGAGGATGA
- the sufU gene encoding Fe-S cluster assembly sulfur transfer protein SufU, with the protein MQLDDLYRRVIMDHYKNPRNRGTMDEDAVTINLNNPTCGDRISLQLQLEGDVVKQAKFTGEGCSISMSSASMMTEAVKGRTLEEAYAMADRFSSLMKGEPVEFEELEDIESLSGVNKFPARIKCATLAWNALRKGVEAQGK; encoded by the coding sequence ATGCAATTGGATGATTTGTACCGCCGGGTCATCATGGATCACTATAAAAACCCGCGCAACCGTGGTACGATGGACGAAGACGCAGTTACGATCAACCTCAACAATCCGACCTGCGGCGACCGCATCTCCCTCCAGCTCCAGCTGGAAGGCGACGTGGTGAAGCAGGCGAAGTTCACCGGTGAAGGCTGTTCGATCAGCATGAGCTCGGCTTCCATGATGACGGAGGCGGTCAAGGGCCGTACGCTTGAAGAAGCTTACGCCATGGCCGACAGGTTCTCTTCCCTCATGAAGGGCGAGCCGGTGGAATTCGAGGAGCTTGAAGATATAGAGTCCCTGTCGGGCGTGAACAAATTCCCGGCGCGCATCAAGTGCGCCACTCTGGCTTGGAACGCCCTCCGCAAGGGCGTCGAGGCTCAGGGCAAGTAG
- a CDS encoding ImmA/IrrE family metallo-endopeptidase — protein sequence MTKYESLLRETPVFLSEKADLPEKIKGLYIESKSSQAILLNRNIPTAAEKGCILAEELGHYHTTAGDITDQSKLVNRKQEKRARNWAYEKLIPLDDFVDAYRAGCRNAFEIADYLEVTEEFLGRSIVHYQEKYGQMVMLGSCCLYFDPLGIAEMFGK from the coding sequence ATGACGAAATATGAAAGCCTGCTGCGGGAAACGCCCGTCTTTCTGAGTGAAAAGGCCGATTTGCCGGAAAAAATCAAAGGACTCTATATCGAGAGCAAATCCAGCCAGGCCATCCTGCTGAACCGGAATATCCCCACCGCAGCCGAGAAGGGCTGCATTCTCGCCGAGGAGCTGGGCCATTATCATACGACGGCGGGCGACATCACCGATCAGTCCAAGCTGGTCAACCGCAAGCAGGAAAAGAGAGCCCGCAATTGGGCTTACGAGAAGCTGATTCCTTTGGACGACTTTGTCGACGCCTACCGCGCGGGCTGCCGCAACGCCTTCGAGATTGCGGACTATCTCGAGGTTACGGAGGAGTTCCTGGGGAGATCGATCGTCCATTACCAGGAAAAATACGGACAGATGGTCATGCTGGGAAGCTGCTGCCTCTACTTCGATCCGCTCGGCATCGCGGAAATGTTCGGCAAATGA
- the sufB gene encoding Fe-S cluster assembly protein SufB, protein MAKSMPEMEEYKYGFRDEHKSIFQSGKGLTPEIVRTISEMKGEPEWMLKFRLKSLEQFNKMPMPTWGGNMDDLDFNDIQYYVKPSEKQGKTWEEVPQEIKETFDKLGIPEAEQKFLAGVSAQYESEVVYHSMQEDLEKQGVIFMDTDSAIREHPEIFREHFGTVIPPADNKFAALNSAVWSGGSFIYVPKGVKCEVPLQAYFRINSENMGQFERTLIIADEDSFVHYVEGCTAPVYSTNSLHSAVVEIIVKKNARVRYTTIQNWAPNIYNLVTKRAVAEENATMEWVDGNIGSKLTMKYPAVVLKGRGAKGMVLSIAVAGKGQHQDAGAKMIHLAPDTTSTIVSKSISKHGGKVSYRGLCSFGRNAEGAKANIKCDTLILDNQSTSDTIPYNEIMNDNVTLEHEATVSKVSEDQLFYLMSRGLTEAEATQMIVMGFIEPFTKELPMEYAVEMNRLIKFEMEGSIG, encoded by the coding sequence ATGGCAAAATCGATGCCGGAAATGGAAGAATACAAATACGGATTCCGCGACGAGCACAAATCAATTTTCCAGTCGGGCAAAGGCCTGACGCCGGAAATCGTCCGCACGATCTCCGAAATGAAAGGCGAGCCGGAATGGATGCTTAAATTCCGCCTCAAGTCCTTGGAGCAATTCAACAAAATGCCGATGCCGACATGGGGCGGCAACATGGACGATCTTGATTTCAACGACATCCAGTACTACGTCAAGCCTTCCGAGAAGCAAGGCAAGACATGGGAAGAGGTGCCGCAGGAAATCAAGGAGACGTTCGACAAGCTGGGCATTCCGGAAGCCGAGCAGAAGTTCCTCGCCGGCGTATCCGCCCAGTACGAGTCCGAGGTCGTCTACCACAGCATGCAGGAAGACCTCGAGAAGCAGGGCGTCATCTTCATGGATACCGACTCGGCTATCCGCGAGCATCCCGAGATTTTCCGCGAGCACTTCGGTACGGTCATTCCTCCGGCGGACAACAAGTTCGCGGCGCTGAACAGCGCGGTATGGTCCGGCGGCAGCTTCATCTATGTGCCTAAAGGCGTCAAATGCGAGGTGCCTCTGCAGGCTTACTTCCGCATCAACTCCGAGAACATGGGCCAATTCGAGCGCACGCTCATCATCGCCGACGAAGACAGCTTCGTGCACTACGTCGAGGGCTGCACGGCTCCGGTCTACAGCACGAACTCGCTGCACAGCGCAGTCGTCGAGATCATCGTGAAGAAGAACGCTCGCGTCCGCTACACGACGATCCAGAACTGGGCTCCGAACATCTACAACCTCGTCACCAAACGCGCCGTTGCCGAAGAGAACGCCACGATGGAGTGGGTCGACGGCAACATCGGCTCCAAGCTGACGATGAAATACCCGGCTGTCGTCCTGAAGGGCCGCGGAGCGAAAGGCATGGTTCTGTCCATCGCCGTCGCAGGCAAAGGCCAGCATCAGGATGCCGGCGCGAAGATGATCCACCTGGCGCCGGACACGACGTCGACGATCGTCTCCAAGTCGATCTCCAAGCACGGCGGCAAGGTTTCCTACCGGGGCCTCTGCTCCTTCGGACGCAACGCCGAGGGCGCCAAAGCCAACATCAAATGCGATACGCTCATTCTCGACAACCAGTCCACCTCCGACACGATCCCGTACAACGAGATCATGAACGACAACGTGACGCTCGAGCATGAGGCGACCGTCTCCAAAGTTTCCGAGGACCAGCTCTTCTACCTGATGAGCCGCGGCCTGACGGAAGCCGAGGCGACGCAGATGATCGTCATGGGCTTCATCGAGCCGTTCACCAAGGAGTTGCCGATGGAATACGCGGTCGAGATGAACCGTCTCATCAAGTTCGAGATGGAAGGCTCGATCGGGTAA
- a CDS encoding DUF2577 domain-containing protein, translated as MGLNDSVKAIAEGCVNAMKLADVMPGVVMSAEPLVVRADQRLNLDDDFLIVPEHLTEQKIMVGGSEILLRKGLEDGDRVVLIRQQGALNFYVAGRLAP; from the coding sequence ATGGGCCTGAATGATTCCGTCAAAGCCATTGCCGAGGGCTGCGTCAACGCCATGAAGCTGGCCGACGTCATGCCGGGAGTCGTCATGTCGGCTGAGCCGCTGGTCGTCCGCGCCGATCAGCGGCTGAATCTCGATGACGATTTCCTGATTGTGCCGGAGCATCTGACCGAGCAGAAGATCATGGTCGGAGGATCGGAGATTCTGCTGCGCAAAGGTCTCGAAGACGGGGATCGGGTCGTGCTGATCCGGCAGCAGGGAGCTTTGAATTTCTACGTGGCAGGGAGGCTGGCGCCATGA
- a CDS encoding LysM peptidoglycan-binding domain-containing protein, producing MSIPSVKTAEDPGVSEKVIPVLLPYTIWLSWDNGKEGFPLPVMPEKISISRGGRSSDFQVLGIGSVSVPESPELAEISFESFFPQQDTYPFIHPYYSKKEKEVMKDEVIIKQYFELLPPSSYVQSMNKWMASGYPIRVIYIGANANKGNIVNLPMTIESFERYEEAGSVGDVFYSLKLKEYAFFSPRKVKAVQKNGQTALRKEASARSDERIPAQKYVLRAGDTLIGVAKSQLGDSGRWREIQKLNGIKDSELNRLQTGRTLQLPPKKR from the coding sequence GTGAGCATTCCATCGGTAAAAACAGCGGAAGATCCCGGAGTCAGCGAGAAAGTCATACCGGTTCTGCTTCCCTACACGATCTGGCTCAGCTGGGACAATGGCAAGGAGGGATTTCCGCTTCCGGTCATGCCGGAAAAGATCAGCATCAGCCGCGGCGGCAGGTCGAGCGACTTTCAAGTGCTCGGGATCGGGAGCGTTTCGGTGCCGGAGAGTCCCGAGCTCGCCGAAATCAGCTTCGAGAGCTTTTTTCCGCAGCAGGATACCTACCCGTTCATTCACCCTTACTATTCGAAAAAGGAAAAGGAAGTGATGAAGGACGAGGTCATCATCAAGCAATACTTCGAGCTTCTGCCGCCAAGCTCCTACGTCCAATCCATGAATAAATGGATGGCCAGCGGGTATCCGATCCGGGTCATCTACATCGGCGCCAATGCGAACAAAGGCAATATCGTCAATCTGCCGATGACGATCGAATCGTTCGAGCGTTACGAGGAGGCGGGCTCGGTGGGAGATGTGTTCTACTCCCTGAAGCTCAAGGAATATGCCTTCTTCTCTCCTCGCAAAGTTAAGGCGGTCCAGAAAAACGGGCAGACGGCGCTGCGCAAGGAGGCTTCCGCCCGCTCGGATGAAAGAATCCCGGCGCAGAAGTACGTCCTGCGTGCCGGCGATACGCTGATCGGAGTGGCCAAGTCGCAGCTGGGCGATTCCGGCCGCTGGCGTGAAATCCAAAAGCTCAACGGCATTAAGGATTCCGAGCTGAATCGGCTGCAGACCGGACGCACGCTGCAGCTGCCGCCGAAAAAGAGGTGA
- a CDS encoding helix-turn-helix transcriptional regulator has protein sequence MSLGKRIREYRIKRGLTQMQLAARLQMTEANISSYERDKSAPPSDKLNQLSDILGVSSDYLLGRPTGRFEAAPAGEAGPRAASEGGLRTLENDFSDDEILTLAAHRIGHEGPLSSQELEQIKLAMRIALSKK, from the coding sequence ATGTCATTAGGCAAACGAATACGGGAATACCGGATCAAACGAGGGCTGACGCAAATGCAGCTTGCCGCCAGGCTGCAAATGACGGAGGCCAATATTTCCAGCTATGAACGGGACAAGAGCGCTCCCCCGAGCGACAAGCTCAACCAGCTGTCCGATATTCTCGGCGTTTCGTCCGATTATTTGCTTGGGAGGCCGACAGGCCGCTTTGAAGCCGCTCCTGCAGGAGAGGCCGGTCCGAGGGCAGCGTCGGAAGGCGGCCTGCGGACGCTCGAGAACGATTTCAGCGATGATGAGATCCTGACTCTGGCCGCTCACCGGATCGGCCATGAAGGACCGCTGTCCAGCCAGGAGCTGGAGCAGATCAAGCTGGCGATGCGCATCGCCTTGTCCAAAAAATAG
- a CDS encoding manganese catalase family protein, which yields MYFYKEDLINMIVPDKPDPAAAKVLQEALGGQFGEMRTMMQYFFQSSNFRGKATQYRDLIRGVFLEEIAHVELVQTTINQLLTGAGEETPGRAGVDGAPLDEAIKHANPHHYIMGAQGSLPVDAAGNPWLGSYVYNHGNLIADLLNNVVLESTGVLQKSRIYEMSSNKTFRETLGFLIVRDNAHQNAFAKALETLGVSWGKLFPVPNYDLNKYPECRKYVEMGFHNAQFNYRLDDTRIGEIFSGQTPSRNGGELQVTPPPQGYPVPFNPDMPNEHAPGITDMSN from the coding sequence ATGTATTTCTACAAAGAAGATCTGATCAACATGATCGTGCCCGACAAGCCGGATCCGGCCGCTGCCAAGGTTCTGCAAGAAGCTTTGGGCGGGCAGTTCGGCGAGATGAGGACGATGATGCAGTACTTTTTCCAAAGCAGCAACTTCCGGGGAAAAGCGACCCAGTACCGGGACTTGATCCGCGGCGTCTTCCTGGAGGAAATCGCCCATGTCGAGCTCGTCCAGACGACGATCAACCAGCTGCTCACCGGCGCGGGAGAGGAAACTCCGGGTCGGGCCGGCGTCGATGGAGCGCCTCTGGACGAAGCCATCAAGCATGCCAATCCGCATCATTACATCATGGGCGCCCAAGGCTCCCTCCCGGTCGATGCCGCAGGCAATCCATGGCTGGGCAGCTATGTATACAACCACGGGAACCTGATCGCCGATCTGCTCAACAACGTCGTCCTGGAATCGACCGGCGTCCTTCAAAAATCCCGCATCTATGAGATGAGCTCCAACAAGACGTTCCGGGAGACGCTCGGATTTCTGATCGTGCGGGACAACGCGCATCAGAACGCGTTCGCCAAGGCGCTTGAGACCCTCGGCGTCAGCTGGGGCAAGCTGTTCCCGGTGCCGAACTACGATCTCAATAAATATCCGGAATGCCGGAAGTATGTGGAGATGGGCTTCCACAACGCGCAGTTCAACTACCGCCTCGACGACACCCGCATCGGAGAGATTTTCAGCGGACAGACGCCAAGCCGCAACGGCGGCGAGCTGCAGGTCACGCCTCCGCCGCAAGGTTATCCGGTGCCTTTCAACCCCGATATGCCGAACGAGCATGCACCGGGAATAACGGATATGAGCAACTGA
- a CDS encoding phage portal protein, giving the protein MSMKLFFADSAVKAEPQDVVVSDRYLDASGRPVAWKLRAISEELNEEIRSASTKRTKGKGSSGVPELDYNAYLGRMVAACVVYPDLNDAELQQSYGVRGASSVVRKMLLAGEFANLAAKVQEINGFDRDVSEISDEVKN; this is encoded by the coding sequence ATGAGCATGAAACTGTTTTTTGCCGACAGCGCCGTCAAGGCGGAGCCGCAGGATGTCGTCGTTTCGGACCGTTATCTCGATGCCTCCGGGCGTCCGGTCGCCTGGAAGCTGCGCGCGATCTCCGAAGAGCTGAATGAAGAGATCCGCAGCGCCTCGACCAAGCGGACAAAAGGAAAAGGGAGCTCGGGCGTGCCCGAGCTCGACTACAACGCCTACCTCGGCCGGATGGTCGCCGCTTGCGTCGTCTACCCCGACCTGAACGACGCCGAGCTGCAGCAATCCTACGGCGTCCGGGGGGCTTCGTCCGTCGTGCGCAAAATGCTGCTCGCGGGCGAGTTCGCCAACCTGGCGGCCAAGGTGCAGGAAATCAACGGCTTCGACCGCGATGTCAGCGAGATTTCCGATGAAGTAAAAAACTGA
- a CDS encoding phage tail sheath family protein, with protein sequence MNKVRPGVYINFATSGAPVVLGERGTVALALPLSWGAPTALTVLDAGEDTTAKLGYSLAAPEMLLVREAFKRASRLLLYRLNGGTAAKVTSGTLTATAKYAGVRGNALSIVIAASVDKVGQFDVTTMLEGATVNKQTVANIAGLAATDWIVWSGTGELAATAGAPLIGGADGTVTNQNYTDFLAAIELQDFNTVVYTGTDAVIKGLFAAFVRRMREDEGRKIQTVLENYTTANDEGVISVKNGVKLDNGTVLSAGQTAVWAAAATAAAAANESLTYSRYEGAVDASPRLTSSATTAALQGGEFLFTARGGGVVVEQDINSYRTPTAQKGKVFGKNAALRVLDGLANDFKNTFESFYIGKMANNDNGRSLFRKDCVKLMEQYQSIGAIQNFDSAQDIGVSQGAEPDTVVVNASVQPVDSIEKIYMKVQVK encoded by the coding sequence ATGAACAAGGTAAGGCCTGGCGTCTATATCAATTTCGCAACGAGCGGAGCTCCGGTTGTTCTCGGAGAGCGGGGAACGGTAGCGCTCGCGCTTCCGCTGTCCTGGGGAGCTCCGACCGCGCTGACGGTGCTGGATGCGGGAGAGGATACGACGGCGAAGCTCGGCTACAGTCTGGCGGCTCCGGAAATGCTGCTGGTCCGCGAGGCGTTCAAGCGCGCCAGCCGGCTGCTGCTGTACCGCCTGAACGGCGGCACGGCGGCCAAGGTGACGAGCGGCACGCTGACCGCCACAGCCAAATACGCCGGCGTCCGCGGCAACGCTCTGTCGATTGTCATTGCGGCGAGCGTGGACAAGGTCGGCCAATTCGACGTCACGACGATGCTCGAAGGCGCCACTGTGAACAAGCAGACGGTGGCGAACATCGCCGGGCTGGCGGCGACCGACTGGATCGTCTGGAGCGGGACCGGCGAGCTGGCTGCGACAGCGGGAGCGCCGCTGATCGGCGGCGCCGACGGAACGGTGACGAACCAGAACTATACGGATTTCCTCGCGGCCATCGAGCTGCAGGATTTCAATACGGTCGTGTATACGGGAACCGATGCCGTCATCAAGGGCCTCTTCGCCGCCTTCGTCCGCCGCATGCGAGAGGATGAAGGACGCAAGATCCAGACTGTGCTGGAAAATTACACGACAGCCAATGACGAAGGCGTCATCAGCGTCAAAAACGGCGTCAAGCTGGACAACGGAACCGTACTCAGCGCCGGCCAGACCGCGGTGTGGGCAGCAGCCGCTACGGCTGCGGCAGCGGCGAATGAATCGCTGACCTATTCCCGCTACGAGGGAGCGGTCGATGCGTCGCCGCGCCTGACGAGCTCGGCGACGACCGCCGCCCTGCAAGGCGGCGAATTCCTGTTCACGGCACGCGGCGGCGGCGTCGTGGTGGAGCAGGACATCAACTCCTACCGGACGCCGACGGCGCAGAAGGGCAAGGTGTTCGGCAAAAATGCGGCTTTGCGCGTGCTGGACGGGCTGGCCAACGATTTCAAGAACACGTTCGAGAGCTTCTATATCGGGAAAATGGCCAACAACGACAACGGCCGCTCCCTCTTCCGCAAGGACTGCGTGAAGCTGATGGAGCAGTATCAGTCCATCGGCGCCATCCAGAACTTCGATTCCGCCCAGGATATCGGCGTGTCGCAGGGAGCGGAGCCGGATACGGTCGTCGTGAACGCATCCGTCCAGCCGGTCGACTCGATCGAAAAAATCTACATGAAAGTACAGGTGAAGTAA